The following proteins are co-located in the Alcaligenes faecalis genome:
- a CDS encoding sodium:solute symporter family protein — protein MLDQTATLLWLIVFSAAFALAGVLYARHYKNSLEDFVVARNSQSSVATILTLLASSLGAWILFSPAQAATWGGLSAVIGYALGSMSPRLAMIPLGKRMRELLPRGHSLSEFVIARYGRPMYALTLLIMLFYMFISMTAEITAMSKMITLIAPIPLWVTAAIVLLATLIYTSYGGLRASIFTDKVQMLVILPMLFLIIMFGWQAVGGPVQLFDSVKLEAPRLTELGDPVGIKAGLTFFVAILLTGLFHQGNWQRIYAAKDTQSMRRGFLLGGLFVAPFIFLMGLFGLAFVGLGSTGDSSVALFNVILPHVPVWFLVLLIPLGLSLVMSSADTAISAVSSLIAVDLGRIMPHRNTAQMMRLARSLIWVCSIPVLYASSQGFSVLYLFLLADLLCSAAAFPVFFGLYSRRYDGFTATISTIGGLVAGLAVFPRPNGPMDYLLESFLLAAIVPVLISALIMPLRRHLPKFDLGTLASSTRVLD, from the coding sequence ATGCTGGACCAAACCGCCACCCTTTTGTGGCTGATCGTTTTTTCTGCCGCTTTTGCACTGGCTGGGGTGCTCTACGCCCGCCACTATAAAAACTCGCTTGAGGACTTTGTGGTGGCTCGCAACAGTCAAAGTTCCGTCGCCACCATTCTGACTTTATTAGCCTCTTCGTTGGGCGCGTGGATTCTGTTCTCGCCCGCGCAGGCGGCCACCTGGGGGGGCTTGAGCGCCGTCATCGGCTATGCCCTTGGCTCCATGTCGCCCCGCCTGGCCATGATCCCACTGGGCAAACGCATGCGCGAACTGCTGCCACGCGGCCACAGCCTGAGCGAGTTTGTCATCGCCCGCTATGGTCGCCCTATGTATGCGCTGACCCTGCTCATCATGCTGTTTTACATGTTCATCTCCATGACGGCTGAAATCACCGCCATGTCCAAGATGATCACCTTGATTGCCCCTATCCCCCTGTGGGTCACCGCCGCTATTGTGCTGCTGGCCACACTGATCTACACGTCTTATGGCGGGCTGCGGGCATCCATCTTTACCGACAAGGTGCAGATGCTTGTGATCCTGCCCATGCTGTTCCTGATCATCATGTTTGGCTGGCAAGCCGTCGGAGGGCCGGTACAACTATTTGACAGCGTGAAGCTGGAGGCACCACGCCTGACCGAGCTTGGCGACCCCGTCGGCATCAAGGCCGGACTGACTTTCTTTGTGGCCATCTTGCTGACTGGCCTGTTTCACCAGGGCAACTGGCAGCGCATCTATGCTGCCAAAGACACGCAGTCCATGCGTCGTGGTTTTTTGCTCGGTGGCTTGTTTGTCGCCCCTTTCATCTTTTTGATGGGTTTGTTTGGTCTGGCCTTTGTGGGCCTGGGCTCCACCGGTGACAGCTCCGTGGCCTTGTTCAACGTTATTTTGCCGCACGTGCCGGTCTGGTTTCTGGTCCTGCTGATCCCTTTGGGCCTGTCCTTGGTCATGAGCAGTGCCGATACAGCCATCAGTGCTGTCTCCAGCCTGATTGCGGTGGACCTGGGCCGGATCATGCCCCATCGTAATACCGCTCAAATGATGCGTTTGGCACGATCCTTGATCTGGGTTTGCTCCATCCCGGTGCTGTACGCTTCCTCGCAAGGCTTCAGTGTGCTGTACCTGTTCCTGCTGGCAGACTTGCTATGTTCGGCAGCCGCTTTCCCTGTGTTCTTCGGTCTGTACAGCCGCCGCTATGATGGCTTTACCGCCACTATCAGCACGATCGGTGGCCTGGTTGCCGGTCTGGCCGTGTTCCCTCGTCCCAATGGCCCTATGGATTATTTGCTGGAATCCTTCTTGCTGGCCGCCATTGTGCCGGTGCTGATCAGCGCATTGATCATGCCCTTGCGTCGTCATCTGCCCAAGTTCGATTTGGGCACCCTGGCCTCCTCCACACGTGTTCTGGACTAA
- a CDS encoding tripartite tricarboxylate transporter substrate binding protein → MSFSFSKRSLVLGLLGACSLLQASISHADTYPARALTLVVGYPAGGSVDLTARLLAEELSSRLGQSVVVENAGGAGGTIGAQRVQRAAADGYTLLLGSTNEMIIAGMINKAVRYNGQQDFTPIGMIASQPLLLAASQKSGIRSAADYAQKLRAAEPEAFSFGSSGVGTTLHLAGEMVNASTGTTAMHVPYRGVPPLVSDLMSGQLDTAYLVLSSGLQQARAGAIVPLGITETKASAAAPEIPPLSDTPGFEKVDINVWFGLYGPKDLPESVTHTLRQALDSSLQSPTLQEKMQSNGATLYAPGMNAAEFQAKEVNKYARLVELAKLQAE, encoded by the coding sequence ATGTCTTTTTCCTTTTCCAAGCGCAGTCTGGTTCTTGGCCTTCTGGGCGCCTGCAGCCTGCTGCAAGCCTCCATCAGCCATGCTGATACGTATCCTGCGCGCGCCCTGACGCTGGTCGTGGGTTACCCTGCCGGCGGCAGTGTGGACTTGACTGCGCGTCTGCTGGCCGAGGAACTCAGCAGCCGCCTGGGTCAAAGCGTCGTCGTGGAAAATGCAGGCGGTGCGGGTGGCACCATTGGCGCCCAACGCGTACAGCGTGCCGCCGCCGACGGCTATACCCTGCTGCTCGGCTCCACCAACGAAATGATCATTGCGGGCATGATCAACAAGGCCGTGCGTTACAACGGACAACAGGACTTCACGCCTATTGGCATGATTGCGTCCCAACCTTTGTTGCTGGCCGCTTCCCAAAAATCGGGTATTCGCTCTGCCGCAGACTATGCCCAAAAGCTGCGCGCTGCCGAACCGGAGGCCTTCAGTTTTGGCTCCTCGGGTGTCGGTACCACCTTGCACCTGGCTGGTGAAATGGTAAATGCCTCGACCGGCACCACCGCCATGCACGTGCCCTATCGCGGCGTCCCTCCACTGGTGTCGGATTTGATGAGCGGACAACTGGACACCGCGTACCTTGTGCTGTCCTCCGGTTTGCAACAGGCTCGCGCCGGCGCCATTGTGCCTTTGGGCATTACTGAAACCAAGGCCTCTGCTGCCGCCCCGGAAATTCCTCCTTTGTCCGACACCCCCGGCTTTGAAAAAGTCGATATCAACGTCTGGTTTGGTCTGTATGGTCCCAAGGATTTGCCCGAGTCCGTCACCCACACCTTGCGTCAAGCCTTGGACAGCAGCCTGCAATCCCCCACTTTGCAAGAGAAGATGCAATCAAATGGGGCTACGCTCTACGCCCCCGGCATGAACGCGGCCGAGTTTCAGGCCAAAGAGGTCAACAAATACGCCCGTCTGGTCGAGCTGGCCAAACTGCAGGCCGAGTAA
- a CDS encoding MotA/TolQ/ExbB proton channel family protein — MNPSTLIGIVASVLLFAVILFFTAENPALFVDLPSLAVVLVGTLAATFISYPLSEVVRIFGLIGTVLRNERLYTQQDMDELINISRLWMMGDIRAVEEALEKVANPFLKTGVQLVIDRAPQEDIEDLLQWRISRLRAREHAEAQLFRLMASFAPAFGMVGTLIGLVNLMFLLGDGDITSIGQQMALALMTTFYGVLLSNLVFKPVAVKLERRTEQRVVLMNMIMQGVSMMSQRRGPALMRETLNSFMAQYQDEINDRGDRDDDADPAPERG; from the coding sequence ATGAACCCCTCTACTTTGATCGGCATCGTCGCCAGCGTGCTGCTGTTTGCCGTGATCTTGTTTTTTACGGCAGAAAACCCCGCCTTGTTTGTGGACCTGCCCAGCTTGGCCGTGGTGCTGGTGGGTACCTTGGCTGCGACGTTTATCAGCTATCCCTTAAGCGAAGTGGTCCGTATCTTTGGACTGATCGGAACCGTGCTGCGTAACGAGCGTCTGTACACCCAACAGGATATGGATGAGCTGATCAATATTTCCCGCCTGTGGATGATGGGGGATATTCGCGCCGTTGAAGAGGCGCTGGAAAAAGTAGCCAACCCGTTCTTGAAAACCGGTGTTCAACTGGTCATTGACCGGGCCCCCCAAGAAGACATTGAAGACCTTTTGCAATGGCGCATCAGCCGTTTGCGCGCCCGTGAGCATGCAGAGGCTCAACTGTTTCGTTTGATGGCCAGTTTTGCACCCGCCTTCGGGATGGTGGGGACGCTGATTGGCCTGGTTAATTTGATGTTCTTGCTGGGCGATGGCGACATTACCTCGATCGGTCAGCAAATGGCCTTGGCCTTGATGACGACGTTCTACGGCGTGCTGCTGTCCAATCTGGTCTTCAAGCCCGTGGCTGTCAAGCTGGAGCGTCGTACCGAACAGCGCGTGGTTTTGATGAACATGATCATGCAAGGTGTGTCCATGATGAGCCAGCGTCGTGGCCCGGCCCTGATGCGTGAGACGCTGAACTCCTTCATGGCTCAGTATCAGGATGAGATCAATGACCGGGGCGACCGCGACGATGACGCAGACCCGGCTCCGGAACGAGGCTGA
- the imuA gene encoding translesion DNA synthesis-associated protein ImuA: MASALRSLLDLHPSLWTGKHYAHAAGACLSSGFDSLDAELPGGGWPVGSLIELHAPQDSGALSLLLPALSTLPAERWRVLVAPPYQPMQQRWRGIPTTTRQDPPSDNALPARMIWIRSQHLNDTLWASAQALRHGHCAAVLSWLPAHVPLAALRQLQLLASQSDSLFFCLRPAHSQANSPALLRLELQTRQDQQGQPWLDIHIRKRRGPPCKNSIALAPHHTLMPPAAIPSHVPVPATAPEPAYA, translated from the coding sequence ATGGCAAGCGCACTTCGTTCCCTTTTAGACCTTCATCCTTCCCTTTGGACGGGCAAGCATTATGCGCATGCCGCAGGCGCCTGCCTGTCCAGCGGCTTTGACTCCCTGGATGCCGAATTACCAGGAGGCGGCTGGCCGGTGGGCAGCCTGATCGAACTGCATGCCCCCCAGGACAGTGGTGCCTTGTCTTTGTTGTTACCGGCCTTGAGTACTCTGCCAGCAGAACGCTGGCGCGTTTTAGTGGCCCCGCCCTATCAACCCATGCAACAGCGATGGCGCGGTATCCCTACTACGACTCGGCAAGACCCTCCATCGGACAACGCCTTGCCCGCCCGAATGATCTGGATACGCAGCCAACACCTGAACGACACCTTGTGGGCCAGTGCCCAGGCCCTGCGCCACGGCCACTGCGCTGCCGTGTTGAGTTGGCTGCCTGCCCATGTGCCTTTAGCGGCCTTGCGTCAGTTGCAGCTATTAGCCAGCCAAAGCGACAGCCTGTTTTTTTGTTTGCGTCCGGCGCACAGCCAGGCCAATAGCCCGGCCCTGCTACGCCTGGAACTTCAGACTCGGCAAGACCAGCAAGGACAGCCTTGGCTGGATATCCATATCCGTAAACGACGGGGGCCGCCTTGCAAGAACAGCATTGCTTTGGCCCCCCACCACACCTTGATGCCGCCAGCGGCCATTCCGTCTCATGTACCTGTGCCTGCAACTGCCCCAGAGCCTGCTTACGCCTGA
- a CDS encoding carboxypeptidase-like regulatory domain-containing protein, giving the protein MNPPLSLIGIAMSLALLSSPIVHSQELPPSQYYGSTEYISGGIGSDEAQLFRMVRNSFPLSVNFSANQGERVGFISDVQLVIRNSGDQTVLNSLIDGPYCLIRLAPGNYKVFATYQGQTQERQASIVEGQSRELNFTWK; this is encoded by the coding sequence ATGAATCCTCCTCTTTCTTTGATTGGCATTGCCATGTCGCTGGCCTTATTGAGCAGTCCCATCGTGCATTCCCAGGAACTGCCGCCCAGCCAATACTACGGATCAACCGAATACATTAGCGGCGGAATAGGCAGCGATGAGGCTCAATTGTTTCGCATGGTGCGCAACTCCTTCCCCTTGTCTGTCAACTTCTCAGCAAATCAAGGCGAGCGTGTCGGCTTTATTTCCGATGTGCAGCTCGTCATCCGTAACAGTGGCGACCAAACGGTGCTGAACAGCCTGATCGACGGCCCCTACTGTCTGATTCGTCTTGCCCCTGGCAATTACAAGGTGTTTGCCACTTATCAGGGTCAAACCCAGGAACGCCAGGCCAGTATTGTTGAAGGCCAGTCCCGCGAACTGAACTTCACCTGGAAGTAA
- a CDS encoding OmpA family protein, with the protein MGNMEQDLTLGELADRQKALQKELEHARGAKIEQQLASNLGSRRRTRPWNDPGLAVPEEEEAWLTTYLDMMTLLLVLMIVMLSFAGKRVQTAAQGQGQGGATVVAQAGKDGAGVLPAGAGLFPESGLGERQGKGNHGLDLDGLGDNIDVVMNDQSVSFRINSEILFNSGGADLGLEGLTVLRQLAAVLQKSTHPIVIEGHTDSVPIRSYRYPSNWELSGARAGSVVRYMEANGIDSQRLSAVGYADTRPLGDNATQQGRATNRRVEIIVQTPQAQAQTPVQ; encoded by the coding sequence ATGGGAAACATGGAGCAGGACCTGACCTTGGGCGAGCTTGCTGACCGCCAGAAAGCCTTGCAAAAAGAACTGGAGCACGCTCGCGGAGCCAAGATTGAACAGCAACTGGCCAGCAATCTGGGTAGTCGCCGTCGCACTCGCCCCTGGAATGATCCGGGGCTGGCGGTACCGGAGGAAGAGGAGGCCTGGCTGACGACTTATCTGGACATGATGACTTTGTTGCTGGTCTTGATGATTGTGATGCTGTCCTTTGCGGGTAAGCGGGTTCAAACGGCGGCGCAGGGACAAGGCCAAGGGGGGGCGACGGTTGTCGCTCAAGCAGGCAAGGACGGGGCTGGCGTGCTGCCCGCAGGTGCAGGCCTGTTTCCAGAGTCTGGCTTGGGGGAGAGGCAAGGCAAAGGCAATCATGGTCTGGATCTGGATGGTTTGGGCGACAATATTGATGTGGTCATGAACGATCAGTCTGTGAGCTTTCGCATCAATAGCGAGATTCTGTTCAACTCGGGCGGTGCGGATCTAGGGCTGGAAGGCTTGACGGTCTTGCGTCAATTAGCGGCTGTATTGCAAAAATCCACCCATCCGATTGTGATTGAAGGCCATACGGATTCGGTGCCCATTCGCAGCTACCGCTATCCGTCCAACTGGGAGCTGTCCGGTGCGCGTGCGGGCAGTGTGGTGCGGTATATGGAAGCCAATGGTATTGACAGTCAGCGTCTGAGCGCAGTCGGTTATGCTGATACCCGCCCTTTGGGGGACAATGCAACCCAGCAGGGGCGTGCAACGAATCGACGGGTTGAAATCATTGTGCAGACCCCTCAGGCACAAGCGCAAACCCCCGTTCAATAA
- a CDS encoding succinylglutamate desuccinylase/aspartoacylase family protein produces MQFSLSFPDIHEERRGNTDTPGLWCLDSGKAGRTVMISALIHGNELCGAWALKTMLASGLQPRRGKLILAFCNLDAFDRFDPAQHDASRYVDEDMNRVWSDQKLSQTQTQEQRRARAILPWLEQADWLLDLHSMHEPSAPLLLTGTLARNIELAQTLGAPEHVIVDTGHKDGVRMRDYGRFSDPNADETRSLLLECGFHGDPDTPAIALDLIARFLIASDIVEEEDLPSDWRRASPDRQRILQVTHAIVAPSMHVSFSENWQGLETLTKAGTPIGQADGQPLLTPYDHCTLVMPSLRQLRPGVTVVRLAQDYASS; encoded by the coding sequence ATGCAATTTTCTCTTTCTTTCCCTGACATCCACGAAGAACGGCGGGGTAATACCGACACTCCCGGCCTATGGTGTCTGGACTCTGGCAAGGCAGGCCGCACCGTGATGATCAGCGCCCTGATACACGGCAACGAACTGTGCGGCGCCTGGGCCTTGAAAACCATGTTGGCCAGCGGACTACAGCCTCGTCGCGGCAAACTGATTCTGGCCTTTTGCAATCTGGACGCCTTTGATCGCTTTGACCCTGCGCAGCACGACGCCAGCCGCTACGTGGATGAAGACATGAATCGCGTCTGGAGCGATCAGAAGCTGTCACAAACACAGACACAAGAGCAGCGCCGTGCACGGGCCATCTTGCCTTGGCTGGAGCAAGCTGACTGGTTGCTGGATCTGCACTCCATGCATGAACCCAGCGCCCCCTTGTTATTGACCGGCACCTTGGCGCGCAATATCGAGCTGGCGCAAACCCTGGGCGCCCCCGAGCATGTCATTGTGGATACAGGCCACAAGGACGGCGTACGCATGCGCGATTACGGCCGTTTCTCTGACCCCAATGCCGATGAGACCCGCTCCTTGCTATTGGAGTGTGGCTTTCATGGTGATCCGGATACGCCTGCCATCGCACTGGACCTGATTGCCCGCTTTCTGATCGCCTCCGACATTGTGGAAGAAGAGGATTTGCCTTCGGACTGGCGTCGAGCCTCACCCGATCGGCAGCGCATTTTGCAAGTTACCCATGCCATTGTCGCTCCTTCAATGCATGTCAGTTTTAGTGAGAACTGGCAAGGCCTGGAAACCTTGACCAAGGCAGGCACACCGATTGGGCAAGCCGATGGCCAGCCTTTGCTGACGCCCTACGACCACTGCACCTTGGTCATGCCCTCACTACGCCAACTTCGTCCCGGTGTTACTGTCGTGCGCCTGGCACAAGACTACGCATCCTCTTAA
- a CDS encoding DTW domain-containing protein, translated as MNSSASSRPGRCAQCQRPLARCLCALIPSIEAACPVLILQHHSEARHALNTARLAYLGLRGAELWVGEQFEELGARLAQAHRPVLLFPGPEAKVAGVTGAEEKPDLIVVPDGTWRKARLILHRNPVLQTLPYWKLPEGEVSRYRLRKAPDPQAVSTLEAIVRLMQTLEPKRDFSPLLRPFEQLIEEQIQAMGQETYQRNYLTSR; from the coding sequence ATGAATTCTTCCGCTTCCTCCCGTCCAGGCCGTTGCGCTCAATGCCAGCGGCCTTTGGCTCGTTGCTTGTGTGCCTTGATTCCTTCGATAGAAGCGGCGTGCCCTGTGCTGATTTTGCAGCATCACTCCGAAGCGCGGCATGCACTCAATACGGCGCGTCTGGCGTATTTGGGTTTGAGGGGGGCAGAGCTGTGGGTGGGGGAGCAGTTTGAAGAGCTGGGGGCGCGTCTGGCACAGGCGCATCGCCCTGTGTTGTTGTTTCCGGGGCCAGAGGCCAAGGTGGCGGGGGTAACAGGAGCAGAAGAAAAACCGGATTTGATCGTGGTGCCGGATGGCACCTGGCGCAAGGCAAGGCTGATTTTGCACCGCAATCCGGTCTTGCAAACGCTGCCGTATTGGAAGCTGCCTGAAGGGGAGGTGTCACGCTACAGGCTGCGTAAAGCGCCCGACCCTCAGGCCGTGTCCACCTTGGAAGCGATTGTCCGGCTGATGCAGACGCTGGAGCCAAAGCGGGATTTCAGCCCTTTGCTACGACCTTTCGAGCAGTTGATCGAAGAGCAGATCCAGGCCATGGGCCAGGAGACGTATCAGCGTAACTATCTTACTTCCAGGTGA
- the pbpG gene encoding D-alanyl-D-alanine endopeptidase, protein MPQARTKKLIRPALCALLLAPFSMSSFAQTLALTDSSALNDASTAISYKVPHLVFEKNLQPISYSENDSRRALNALKHDALIQHAALRSEIAFVQDLESSTVLYQKNSDAVRPIASITKLMTALVVAESGLPMDEMLEIIDEDVDRVKHSSSRLRVGSKLNRADMMHLALMSSENRAAHALGRSYPGGLPAFVRAMNDKARALGMRNTRFVEPTGLSSDNVASPRDLVKLLTATSQHARIQQYTTNDQYSVQPVRGRQLVFNNTNRLVKNANWDIQVSKTGFINEAGECLVMLTKIEDREVAIVLLNSTGRYSRIGDAVRIRNLVEKSNGLAML, encoded by the coding sequence ATGCCTCAAGCCAGAACAAAAAAACTCATTCGACCTGCATTATGCGCTTTATTGTTAGCGCCTTTTTCGATGTCGTCTTTCGCGCAAACACTGGCGCTGACCGATTCATCCGCATTGAATGACGCCAGCACGGCCATCAGCTACAAGGTGCCGCATCTGGTTTTTGAAAAAAACCTGCAACCCATCAGCTACAGCGAAAACGATAGCCGCCGCGCACTCAATGCCCTCAAACACGACGCCCTGATCCAGCACGCCGCTCTGCGTTCGGAGATTGCCTTTGTACAAGATCTGGAGTCGTCCACCGTGCTGTATCAAAAAAACAGTGACGCTGTTCGGCCCATTGCCTCCATCACCAAGCTGATGACCGCCCTGGTCGTGGCGGAATCCGGTCTGCCCATGGATGAAATGCTGGAGATCATCGACGAAGATGTAGACCGCGTCAAACACTCCAGCTCACGTCTTCGCGTTGGCTCCAAACTGAACCGTGCCGACATGATGCACCTGGCCTTGATGTCCTCGGAAAATCGGGCTGCCCATGCCTTGGGTCGCAGTTACCCTGGCGGCCTGCCTGCGTTTGTGCGCGCCATGAATGACAAGGCACGTGCTTTGGGCATGCGCAACACCCGTTTTGTAGAGCCTACCGGCTTGTCCAGCGACAATGTGGCCAGCCCACGCGACCTGGTCAAACTGCTGACCGCCACCAGTCAACACGCCCGTATTCAGCAATACACCACGAATGACCAGTACTCAGTACAACCTGTGCGTGGTCGCCAACTGGTATTTAACAACACCAATCGTTTGGTGAAAAACGCCAACTGGGATATTCAGGTTTCCAAAACCGGCTTTATCAACGAAGCCGGGGAATGCCTGGTCATGCTGACCAAAATCGAAGATCGTGAAGTGGCTATTGTGCTGCTGAACTCCACGGGTCGTTATTCGCGTATTGGTGATGCGGTACGGATCCGCAATCTGGTTGAAAAGTCCAACGGACTGGCCATGCTTTAA
- a CDS encoding NRDE family protein, whose amino-acid sequence MCIAYIAVGVNADWPLIIATNRDEYHARPSQPAQPWQNEPQILAGRDLQAGGTWLGLTQSGGRLALLTNYREAPGSNNRKRRSRGELIPPFLMGERRPAEYLEQLAQEGADYAGFNLFVLEWPDTQRPLRLGYYSNRHPSSSPHRLEPGVHVLSNAWLNTPWPKSLFLKETLQAQHFDGSPQAVEGLFQGLRNQEVAADADLPQTGLSLEHERLLSSPFIVSPEYGTRCTTVITLNQHGHGMLRERSFNARAEPIRQHDWPFIWPSFHPDSLPAPSHNSNRATNGPLRLSTSSKEIS is encoded by the coding sequence ATGTGCATCGCTTATATCGCCGTCGGAGTTAATGCAGATTGGCCGCTGATTATTGCGACCAATCGCGACGAATATCATGCTCGTCCCAGCCAGCCGGCTCAGCCCTGGCAAAACGAGCCCCAGATTCTGGCGGGTCGGGACCTGCAAGCCGGAGGCACTTGGCTGGGCCTGACACAAAGCGGTGGACGGCTGGCCCTGCTAACCAATTACCGCGAAGCGCCGGGCAGCAACAACCGCAAGCGACGTTCGCGCGGCGAGCTGATCCCGCCGTTTCTGATGGGTGAGCGTCGCCCCGCCGAGTATCTGGAACAGTTGGCCCAGGAAGGGGCTGACTACGCAGGTTTCAACCTTTTTGTTCTGGAGTGGCCTGACACGCAACGGCCCTTACGTCTGGGGTATTACAGCAATCGCCACCCCAGCAGCAGCCCACATAGGCTGGAGCCGGGTGTACATGTTTTGAGCAATGCCTGGCTTAACACACCGTGGCCCAAAAGCCTGTTCCTGAAAGAAACCCTGCAGGCGCAGCATTTTGATGGCTCGCCGCAAGCGGTAGAAGGCTTGTTCCAGGGCTTACGTAATCAAGAAGTGGCAGCCGATGCCGACTTGCCCCAAACCGGCCTGAGCCTTGAGCACGAACGCTTGTTAAGCAGCCCATTTATTGTCAGCCCCGAGTACGGCACCCGCTGCACTACCGTGATTACACTCAATCAGCATGGGCACGGGATGCTGCGTGAACGCAGTTTCAATGCGCGCGCTGAACCCATCCGACAGCATGACTGGCCTTTTATATGGCCCAGCTTTCATCCTGACAGCCTGCCTGCCCCCTCACATAACAGCAACAGAGCCACTAATGGCCCGCTTCGCCTTTCCACTTCAAGCAAGGAAATCTCATGA
- a CDS encoding LysR family transcriptional regulator, which produces MPQLKLLEDFVTLARAGSFVRAAEQRHVTHPAFGRRIRALEAWVGTPLVKRNSLPITLTPEGQVFYNTANQVLEQLNRVRRQLQASDQTGQGSLRIATGRSLARTLVTDWVSRLQKGSHAPLSAHVPIDISTGMMADMAKLLAQGKTDFLCCYEHPALSIELLAEHVTYMTIATDKLVPTCQRRKNGMPLYELNADSGRSIPLISYSGGLAMARILGDKLHHFPYPLVSTVRCDSLDTAMGSVLKGMGVAWLPLSMIANECRRGTLVQLGGKGDEIAFEVRLYRSRAPLSDLAESVWTFTQQGR; this is translated from the coding sequence GTGCCCCAGCTCAAACTGCTTGAAGATTTCGTCACCCTGGCTCGTGCGGGCAGTTTTGTTCGGGCCGCAGAACAGCGCCATGTCACGCATCCGGCATTTGGGCGCCGCATTCGAGCCTTGGAAGCCTGGGTAGGAACGCCTCTGGTGAAACGCAACAGCCTGCCCATCACGCTGACGCCGGAAGGACAGGTGTTCTACAACACGGCCAATCAAGTGCTGGAGCAGTTGAACCGCGTACGTCGGCAATTGCAGGCCTCGGACCAGACCGGACAAGGCAGCTTGCGCATTGCCACCGGCCGCAGTCTGGCGCGCACCTTGGTCACGGACTGGGTCAGCCGTCTGCAAAAAGGCAGCCACGCCCCTTTGTCGGCCCATGTCCCCATCGACATCAGCACCGGCATGATGGCCGATATGGCCAAGCTGCTGGCCCAAGGCAAAACCGACTTTCTGTGCTGTTATGAGCACCCCGCCTTGTCGATTGAACTGCTGGCCGAGCACGTCACCTACATGACGATTGCCACCGACAAGCTCGTGCCTACCTGTCAGCGCCGCAAGAATGGCATGCCTTTGTATGAACTCAATGCCGATAGTGGGCGCAGTATTCCTTTGATCTCCTATTCCGGCGGCTTGGCCATGGCCCGCATTCTGGGTGACAAGCTGCACCATTTCCCCTACCCCCTGGTCAGCACGGTGCGTTGCGACTCGCTCGATACCGCAATGGGTTCCGTATTGAAAGGCATGGGGGTCGCCTGGTTACCCCTGTCCATGATTGCCAATGAATGTCGTCGCGGCACCCTGGTGCAATTGGGCGGCAAAGGCGATGAAATTGCCTTTGAGGTGCGCCTGTACCGTTCCCGGGCTCCGCTCTCGGACCTGGCTGAATCTGTCTGGACGTTTACCCAGCAAGGTCGTTGA
- a CDS encoding flagellar protein FlhE translates to MPPESIRSQARALGKVEVSYDHNGRAILKSRLCVQGGTCVDMNGSVLSTRAFAGQDARHGFVLEHEVWSWAGSTEAVRVRASIRVNYQR, encoded by the coding sequence ATGCCTCCAGAGTCCATACGCTCGCAGGCCCGTGCGCTTGGCAAGGTGGAGGTCAGCTACGACCATAACGGCCGGGCCATCCTGAAAAGTCGCCTGTGTGTGCAAGGCGGGACCTGTGTGGATATGAACGGTTCGGTATTAAGTACGCGTGCTTTTGCCGGCCAGGATGCGCGTCATGGCTTTGTGCTGGAGCATGAGGTCTGGAGTTGGGCAGGGAGCACCGAGGCAGTTCGGGTGCGAGCATCGATTCGGGTGAACTACCAGCGTTAG